In Salvia miltiorrhiza cultivar Shanhuang (shh) chromosome 4, IMPLAD_Smil_shh, whole genome shotgun sequence, the DNA window TAGTAGTGGTTCCCCgtgatattaatttataaataatatatatatctactcaattatattttataatatttatacttttaaagtaatataaaatataatttagtaaaataaataatttcatttcattccaTTTCTAGACTTTGTTTCTAGTTACCAATCTTAGGAATGGAATTAATCAAGTAATCATAATTCCATTTCTTTGAAAGAAATATATAGGTATGATTGAAGAAGTATAAAAAGTAGgtggaaaatattttttttttattttgagtttggTATAAATGGTTGGAGTAGAATTACTGTTGGAAGTGACATATACTGCAAATAAATTTAGGTTTAGTGTAAATAGTTGGAGATGCCTGAGTATAAATATTGAATCGAGCAAAgttatgtaatttatttataacattaaCTCGTactatatgatatatattacAATAGTAAATTATAAGTTTAAAATTAGTTACATGTAATGTCAGATAATTTCGTCGTGCAACACATTACAATAACAAAGTATGAATttatgaaaattgaagaatctatataatatataaaagagagttttttccttcttttctgttctttcttctatcattaatttttttttctcttttcctactaattttctctttcttctccttttattttattttattttattttattttattttctcaacaTCGTCatatttgattcatgaaaaaatattcaatatgcattttagtattatataaaaattaaataaaataaatttaaatcgaATAAgttatcaaaaatattttattttgtctctcttcaattaaattttataattttttatttatatttgtgtataaaaatatttatttatttattatgatgcataATACTCTATATTCTATAACAATAATGtgtaattctaatttttattattaaataatgtaaaggtatttaataaataattatcaatacactttatctaaagttgaaaatttatattttcaaatgagtaattaatgtggattattttattttattttattttaaaatatattttacatttatttatattttaattttacttaagatttatatttatttatttattaaaagtatcatttaatTCCGACTTTGTGCATCGCGTAAATGAACGTtctttgtaaatatatatatatatttttaggaAAACGTTTTTTGTAATTAGAAACCGTGATTTAGAAGTAGCCCAGAGTGTGAATTTAGAAGTAATCTTCTAGAAATGTTTTTGACTATCAACGGCCATACGACGTCGTCTCGCAGCCAAAAACGACCGTCTTTAACACCTCACCTTTTCGCAAAGAGGAGTTGCAGAAGGAAAAAAGCTTCCAATTTAGGCATAACTTCTTCTTCTTGCTCTCTTGCGACCCCTCGAATCTCCGATCGCCGCATCAATGGCGATCGGTAAGCTCCAGCCCACGAAGCCCGGCCCGATCAACCCCAATCCCAATGCCAGCACAAAGGTCTGGCTCTTCTCCTTGCTACTAACGCTGCAGTACGGTGCTCAGCCTCTCATCTCCAAACGTTTCACCAGGTTTCATTTATTATCGTTTTTACTCTTTTTTTAGTTTCGTGCGTGTTTGGTGTGTATTCACCTCGTTGTTGCTAATTTTGGTAATTATTGGAAGTGATCAACATTTTGTGATAAAATGTGAACTGCTCCGTCACTTAGGTTCTATTTAAAATTGGGTGTAGTTTTGTATATCACCGGTTGAATGTTGTTATTGTAGTGATATGCGTGGGTTTGAGgaaatttatttgtttcataAGATTGATGCGCGTATGATTATGTTGGGAAGGGTAAGGTGTTTGCTTCTGTTTTGGGGGAAGGAATGCAGAATTGTTGGCCAAACATAACCTTtgggtttttcatttttttggttGAAATGAACTGCACGCAATTCAAGATAAGTCCGAGGAGCTATTAAAAGTCGCTTATTAGACTGCAGACATAGTGTGATTTCTGCTTCTGAGAATAGTAATTCTTCTTTACAGAACAGGCTGGATTATAACTTTCCCTTACTATTGTTTGTTGATTTATGGCTATTTGATTTAAATTGTCTGCAAATGGTGGGTATTGTAATTTCTAGTTTGTCAATCAGATTCAAATGGGGTGTTGTTTCTTAGAGTCGTCTGATGTGTTTTTTCACTAGTAAACTGAGCTAGATATTTAGTTTTCGCGAAAGCTGAAACTGTTCCCCTGTAGAAATACATAGGTCTGCGACTGCAACTTAACCCTCACACGTTTTCCTATTGATGCAGCCGGGAAGTTATTGTGACTTCGTCAGTTTTGGCATGTGAGCTGGTAAAGGTAACTTTCGCTCACGGCATTCCATACAATCCCTTTCTTTTGATCTATGGTTCTTATCGAGTTGCATTTGGAGGTGTGATAGGTGATTTGTGCTCTGTTTCTTTTGGCAAAAGATGGAAGTCTGAGAAAGGTATTGAAAGAGTGGACTTTGGTTGGCTCTTTAACTGCTTCAGGACTACCAGCAGCCATCTATGCCCTGCAAAACAGCTTGCTGCAGATCTCATATAAAAATCTCGATTCGCTCACGTTCTCAATGTTGAACCAGACAAAACTCTTTTTCACAGCATTTTTCACTTATATCATATTAAGGTACTCCCTTATTTGGACTACCCGCATATCTATAACCTGAGTAGGTTATCGTTCTTTCTGCATTAAAATAGTATCTTGTCCAGTTAGAAGTTGCCAATCTCCCAAATCTTCATACTTCTATAACTGATAATAAAGATTGTAGTTGCTCGGAAAGCAGCAGCTAAATGAACTGCATTCCTGCACTTTTGAAATGTAATTTTTGCCCTTTTAAGTGCAGTTATTTTTAAACTTAGACATAATTATAAATGACCTCTGCTTTAGTGCTGACTATATCATAAGTAAAATAATGATGTATTCTTTGGTAACCTTAAACCTCTAATTTATCTTCTTTGGTAACTCTAAAAGGCAGAGGCAGTCCATTCAACAGATTGGGGCTTTATTCATATTGATAATTGCTGCTGTCCTTCTAAGCATCGGTGAAGGATCTAGCAAAGCATCTAGTGCTAAGAACCCTGATGAAATATTGTTCTATGGAATTGTTCCTGTGCTGGTGGCTTCTGTACTTTCTGGCCTGGCCTCTGCATTGTGTCAGTGGGCTTCTCAGGTAATCAACTGCCTTTGTGTTTCTAAAGTTGTGTCTTATCAAATTACCGAATTTGCCTTATTCACGTCCATCATTTCTAGTACAGGTTAAGAAACATGCATCTTACTTGATGACTGTGGAGATGTCCATTATTGGGAGCCTTTGTTTACTGGCCAGTGCTTACAAGTCTCCAGATGGTTTGGCTATCAGAAAGCTTGGCTTCTTTCATGGATGGACTCCTTGGACATGGGTAAATATCCTTTATCATCGTATCTCATTTGATAATATAATACATACTTGGTTTCTAAATCTATCACTGGAAGCACAGGCCATGAATGGTCGCCTCAGCTTGTCAAAACTACTAGTTAATTCTGCTACTGATAATTGAAGTGGAATgcataattattatattcagCACTGTAATAAATGCTCCATAGAGTGCTGCGTATAAG includes these proteins:
- the LOC131021827 gene encoding UDP-N-acetylglucosamine transporter ROCK1 isoform X1 — encoded protein: MAIGKLQPTKPGPINPNPNASTKVWLFSLLLTLQYGAQPLISKRFTSREVIVTSSVLACELVKVICALFLLAKDGSLRKVLKEWTLVGSLTASGLPAAIYALQNSLLQISYKNLDSLTFSMLNQTKLFFTAFFTYIILRQRQSIQQIGALFILIIAAVLLSIGEGSSKASSAKNPDEILFYGIVPVLVASVLSGLASALCQWASQVKKHASYLMTVEMSIIGSLCLLASAYKSPDGLAIRKLGFFHGWTPWTWIPVILNAVGGILVGLLTTYAGGVRKGFVIVSALLVTALLQFVFDGIPPSPFCLVALPLVATSISIYQKYPYRVKKKES
- the LOC131021827 gene encoding UDP-N-acetylglucosamine transporter ROCK1 isoform X2, with the protein product MAIGKLQPTKPGPINPNPNASTKVWLFSLLLTLQYGAQPLISKRFTSREVIVTSSVLACELVKVICALFLLAKDGSLRKVLKEWTLVGSLTASGLPAAIYALQNSLLQISYKNLDSLTFSMLNQTKLFFTAFFTYIILRQRQSIQQIGALFILIIAAVLLSIGEGSSKASSAKNPDEILFYGIVPVLVASVLSGLASALCQWASQVKKHASYLMTVEMSIIGSLCLLASAYKSPDGLAIRKLGFFHGWTPWTWFQ